The following are encoded together in the Bos taurus isolate L1 Dominette 01449 registration number 42190680 breed Hereford chromosome 10, ARS-UCD2.0, whole genome shotgun sequence genome:
- the CIDEB gene encoding lipid transferase CIDEB codes for MEYLSNLDPSSLLRSVSNMSADLGRKVWTSAPPRQRPFRVCDNKRTTRKGLTAATRQELLDKALEALVLSGALTLVLEEDGTTVESEEFFQLLEDDTCLMVLELGQSWSPRRSGVLSYGLGQEKPKHSKDIARITFDVYKQSPRDLFGSLNIKATFYGLYSLSCDIQGLGPKKILRELLRWASSLLQGLGHMLLGISSTLRRAVEGTERWQRQGRLKPY; via the exons ATGGAATACCTCTCTAACCTGGACCCCAGCAGCCTGCTCAG GTCAGTATCCAACATGAGCGCCGATTTGGGCCGAAAGGTCTGGACCTCGGCTCCACCACGCCAGCGACCTTTCCGAGTCTGTGATAACAAGCGGACCACCCGGAAAGGCCTGACAGCCGCTACCCGTCAGGAACTGCTAGACAAG GCTCTGGAGGCCCTGGTGCTGAGTGGAGCGCTCACACTGGTGCTGGAGGAAGACGGGACCACCGTGGAGAGCGAGGAGTTCTTCCAGCTGTTGGAGGATGACACGTGCCTGATGGTGCTGGAGTTGGGACAGAGCTGGAGCCCCCGCAGG AGTGGGGTGCTGTCATATGGCCTGGGCCAggagaagcccaagcacagcaagGACATCGCCCGCATCACCTTCGACGTATACAAGCAGAGCCCTCGAGATCTCTTCGGCAGCCTGAATATCAAAGCCACGTTCTACGGGCTCTACTCCTTGAGCTGTGACATTCAAGGACTCGGCCCAAAGAAAATACTCAG GGAGCTCCTCCGATGGGCCTCCTCACTGCTGCAAGGCCTGGGCCATATGCTGCTGGGGATTTCCTCCACCCTTCGTCGTGCAGTAGAAGGGACTGAGCGGTGGCAGCGGCAGGGTCGCCTCAAACCCTACTGA
- the NOP9 gene encoding nucleolar protein 9, which translates to MGLGPRSPHKQGRRFPAGGKRGRGAKGAGRPPPGRQRHPCSPPDGRSEPAPDAHPHLSPEALGYFRQALSALKEAPETGEERELMVHNVLKEVEAQALALATNRTGSEMLQELLGFSPRKPMCRVWAALHSNLRFVACHRCGVHVLQSALLQLPRLLGSPEEEEEEEEEDGKDGHVETLEELVLGLAAEVCDDFLFYCGDTHGSFVVRTLLQVLGGTLLESERARHRGSQSPEAQKAPSRECKPTDFEVPETFLNCLQNLSSCFLKDIAVFITDKISSFCLQVALQILHRKLPQFCAHLCSAVIGYLSSRNSSADGSPLLLFLRDQTSSRLLEQVLLVSEPPRLQSLFEDHLQGHLQALAAHSIANFPLQRFLDAITTPELLSPVFEELSPALEAVLAQGHPGVVIALVGACRRVGTHQAQVLQLLLEAFHCAEPSSRQVACVPLFAALMAYEVYYGLAEEEGAVPMEHQVEMAAARGLGEVAVLGSLLLQHLLHFSSPCLILQSLSALTGPQLLTLAQSPAGSHVLDAVLTSPSVTRKQRRRVLKTLKGHYVTLACSRHGSRVLDAIWSGAALGARKEIAAELGERNQELIRDPFGHHVARNVALTTFLKRREAWEQEQGAVAKRRRALNSILED; encoded by the exons ATGGGCCTGGGTCCGCGTTCCCCCCACAAACAGGGGCGCCGGTTCCCAGCTGGCGGAAAACGAGGGCGCGGGGCCAAGGGCGCGGGGCGCCCTCCACCAGGCCGCCAGCGACATCCCTGCTCGCCTCCGGATGGGCGCTCGGAGCCGGCCCCAGATGCGCACCCTCACCTGAGCCCAGAAGCTCTGGGGTATTTCCGCCAAGCGCTGTCCGCGCTGAAAGAGGCCCCCGAGACGGGAGAAGAACGAG agctGATGGTGCACAATGTTTTGAAGGAAGTGGAGGCTCAGGCCCTAGCCTTGGCCACAAACCGGACTGGCAGTGAGATGCTACAGGAACTGTTGGGGTTCAGTCCCCGGAAGCCGATGTGTCGCGTATGGGCTGCTCTGCACTCCAATTTGCGCTTTGTGGCCTGTCATCGATGTGGGGTCCACGTTTTGCAAAGCGCTTTGCTACAGCTGCCTCGATTGCTAGGGAGCcctgaagaagaggaggaggaggaggaggaggatgggaagGATGGTCATGTGGAGACCCTGGAGGAGCTGGTCCTGGGACTAGCTGCTGAGGTCtgtgatgattttcttttctattgtggAGACACACATGGCAGCTTCGTGGTCAGAACTTTGCTGCAGGTATTGGGAGGGACTCTTCTGGAGTCTGAGAGAGCCAGGCACCGTGGCTCCCAGTCACCTG AAGCACAAAAGGCCCCATCTCGGGAATGTAAGCCAACTGATTTTGAGGTCCCTGAAACCTTCTTGAATTGCCTTCAGAACCTGAGCTCCTGCTTTCTAAAGGACATTGCTG TGTTTATCACTGACAAGATATCCAGCTTCTGCCTTCAAGTGGCCTTACAGATCTTACACCGCAAGCTGCCCCAGTTTTGTGCCCACCTCTGCAGTGCTGTGATTGGCTATCTGAGTAGCCGGAATTCCTCAGCAGATGGCAG CCCCCTATTGCTGTTTCTGCGAGATCAGACAAGCTCCAGGCTCCTGGAGCAGGTGCTGCTAGTGTCAGAGCCCCCAAGGCTCCAGAGCCTCTTTGAAGATCACCTCCAAGGACATCTGCAGGCCTTGGCTGCACATTCTATTGCCAACTTCCCTTTGCAGCGTTTCCTGGATGCCATCACCACCCCTGAGCTG CTGTCCCCTGTGTTTGAGGAGCTGAGCCCCGCCCTGGAAGCTGTGCTGGCCCAGGGTCACCCAGGGGTAGTCATTGCCCTGGTTGGCGCCTGCCGCAGAGTTGGGACCCACCAAGCCCAGGTCCTGCAGCTGCTGTTGGAG GCATTCCACTGTGCAGAGCCCTCTTCCCGGCAAGTGGCCTGTGTGCCCCTCTTTGCCGCTTTGATGGCTTATGAGGTGTACTATGGACTggcggaggaggagggggcagtgCCCATGGAGCACCAG GTGGAAATGGCCGCCGCCAGGGGCCTGGGGGAAGTGGCAGTTCTTGGGTCTCTCCTGCTGCAGCATCTGCTGCACTTCTCCAGTCCCTGTCTCATACTCCAGAGTCTCAGTGCCTTGACAGGACCGCAGCTCCTGACTCTGGCCCAAAGCCCTGCCGGCTCCCATGTGCTCGATGCCGTCCTCACTAGCCCCTCCGTGACACGCAAGCAGCGCCGCCGGGTGCTAAAGACACTAAAG GGACATTATGTGACGCTGGCCTGTAGTCGCCATGGCAGCCGTGTGCTAGATGCTATCTGGAGCGGAGCAGCCTTGGGGGCCCGGAAGGAAATTGCTGCCGAGCTGG GGGAGCGGAACCAGGAGCTGATAAGAGACCCTTTTGGCCACCATGTGGCTCGAAACGTGGCCCTGACTACCTTCCTGAAGCGTCGAGAGGCTTGGGAACAGGAGCAGGGGGCGGTGGCCAAGCGGAGGCGGGCCTTGAACTCCATACTTGAAGACTGA